DNA sequence from the uncultured Ilyobacter sp. genome:
GTTTTTCTAACAATACATAAGCATAGATTGAACAAAATATATGACCTAGTATTGTCTTCACTGTTCTTACTGAGGATTTTCCTAGGGAACAGTTTTGTTTTAATGATTTATGATATACTTCGATATCCCACCTTTTTTGGTAGATCTTAACCATATTGTCATAACTTAAGTATTCATCATTTGTTACAAGGTGTAAAACAGCTTCTTTTCCATCTTCATTTTTGAAGACCTGCTTCGATAAATATAATGGGAAAGAAACCCCTTTAAACTCTATCGCGTAAGCTGTTTCAGGTAGAAAATCAAAAGATGATAACTTTCTGTATTGGGAGTCGTCTTCTCCTGTAAATTTAAAAAGTCTATTTGATCTTACAGCGAAAACAAAACATTTATCTAAATCATTGTGGATATACTTAAAATTCTCATTGGAAGAGAACCAAGAGTCTGCTAGGACGTATCTATACTTAATTTTATTGCCTTTAATAGTCTTTAGCATATTTCTAAAATGTTGATTTTTTGTAAGAGCTGACTTCTTTTTTGTTTTATTGGTGTCATGGTCAGTTGAAATTTTATTCTTTCTGATAACTCTGTAATTGATTGGTAGAGAAGCCTCGCTTGTTTTGTAGGTAACAGAAAGTAAATTTACACCTTTAACACATTTAGATTTGGTGTGGTCATAGCAATAGGAAACAACATCATTTTCTTTCGTGTGAGGTTTTTCAATAATAGTATCATCTACAGATATACAGGCGTTATTATTCTGGATACTTTTAAGGATAGGTTTAATCGTTAACCAAAAGTTTTTTTCACAAAATTCACCAGAACTTAAAAAACGGTATATTTTGTCCTTAGAGTATCTATCTTCTGTTATTTTTTGAAGATCTGTAGAATGAGCATATTTTGAAGATGCAATTAAAAAATTAGCATAAATATTTAAGTAGTCTTTATTCATAGTATTTTTCTCCTAAAAGTTGTTAATAAAATTATACTTCTTTAGAGAATATTATCAAAGGCCAGGCGCGAAACATCAGTTAGTAACAGTAAAAGTTTTTTCAGATATATTCCTCCTATTAGTATATTTACAATCCTATATTTATACAATGAAAATTGCTATAAGTCAATTTTTTAAAATTAGGAAATATAATTAATTTATCTATGCTGACGCAGTCCCAAATGTGCGGTATGATTAGATTATAAGGGGTCATCGTAACATGGACGCCCTATGAAATCGTGAATCTGGCACGCTTGACTGATTACCTTGGTAAATTATGAGAAGAATCTCTCTTGGAGGTGTGCAGGAGAGTAGGAGGGTATCATGGGATTTTTTATAGTTTTATGGATAACACTCTGGATTATAAACAGTACTTTTGGAAAACATTGAATCAGAAACAGGTAATGTCCCAACCTCATGAAAAAAATATATATAGTAATCTCCTAGGTTGGTACATTTTTACATGCATAAATTATATAATTATCCATACTTCTCTCACTTTTAAGTAACCGTCTTTACATTTAGGACACTTTAAAATCTTTAATTCGTTTTTTTCTTTTTTAAAATTTTCAAAATAATCGATAAAATCTTTTAATCCATCATCAATTTTATCAAGATGAGTTTTTAGACAATCGTCTTTAACTCGTTCTTTTTTCCAGTTATCTAAAGATGTTTTTAGACCGATGACTTCTTTTTCTAAATCAAACATATCGAAGACATCCGACATTTTGTTGTAAGTAAATCCCAATTCATCTGTAACATTCTGGAGGACTCTTCCACATTTGCTACAATGGTGTGATATAGGTTCTTTTTTTTCAAATATATTAATCAATATTTTATCAAAATTACAGTCCAGATTATAAAGTTTAGAACATTTTGAACACCAAAAGATCTTATATTCTTCTTGAGCTTCTTCATAAGATTCGTCTAAAATGAAATACGGATATTTCCGAACAAGACCAACCTTAAATGTTCTTTTATAACTACACTTATTACACTCCACTATGACTTCTCGATCTGTTTTAATCACCTCACAATTTATTAATTTAGGATGAATCATTTAATATCTCTTAGAATCGTGATGGATATAAGATTTAGCACTTGAGATTATCAAGTATTACTAATTTTTTGTTTTAGATATTTCATGACATTCTGTCACAAAAAGATATCCCTCTTTACATTTAGGACATTTCAAAGAACCTAATTTTTCATCTATCATAAGTTTTTTAAAAATTTCTTCAATATCATCAAGGATTCTTGCCATTTTCTCTAAATTTTCTTCAATTAAATTTGTTGATAGTTCCTCGTTTTTTAGAATTTCTTCTAGCACTTTCATCGATTTTACAATATCTTCTTTTATTTCGAATATTTTTCCTTTAGACGACAAAGATTCAACAGTAGAACTTATATCTTCACAATTTGTTTCACATTTCTCACAAAAGAAACCTTCATTTATAAAGAACTCGCTTAAATATCCTTCTTTACGTTTATTATAAATTTTCAAACATTTAGGACACCGATAGACTTTATAGATTATTGTGTCAGGTGGAGGTTCCTTACCAGGGATAAGCTTGTAATAAGAAGGACAATAACAAAAGTCTATTCGTACGTTTATAGAGTAACTACATTTATTACATTTAAGAGTGTACTTTGACATTTTAACCCTCCCATTTAATACAGGTGAAATATACTAAATATTACACGTCTTGATAAGACTACTATAGCAAATTTAAAAGTTTTCCTATGTCATTTTAAATAACATATCTACACCATTATTCATACTTTTTATAATTTTCCTATAAATATTTCCTATATATATAAACACTTAAAATCTTAGTTTATTAATTTTTTATTCAAGAGAAAAAACTTATAAAAAGTGTTGCCATTCCATGTTTCAACAACCCTTTGGTCTTGTTACTCACAGGGAGTTCTCTGAACTTTGGAATGGCAACACTTTTTTAGACAACTTTTTTAAGGTTATTCATCTTGTATTCCCCCGGGGTTTGATACCCTAAGGAAGAATGTAGTCTGTGGTTACTAAACCAGTTCACATAATCCAATAGCTCATACCTCAATTCTTCCAGAGAATCAAAACACTTCCCTTTAACAAACTCTATTTTCATAGTTTTAAAAGTGGCTTCTGCCACCGCATTATCATATGGAGTCCCTTTCATACTTAAAGAACGCTTGATATTAAAAGTATCCAGCGTTTTTTCTATCAATTGATTTTTAAATTCATTACCTCTGTCTGTATGAAAAATTTTAATTTTTTTAAGATTTCCCTTCACTGTTGAAAAAGCTTTTGCCACAAGAGCGGCATCCTTTTTTCTTCCTGCGCTATAGCCTATTATTTCTCTGTTAAAAAGATCTATCAAGACACAAATATAGTTCCAGGCGTTTCCAACTCTAACATAGGTTAAATCGCTTACCACAACTTGAAGATGATCTTGATCATTAAATTTACGCTCAACTAAATTGTCGGCCTTTTCTTCATTAACGTTACCCTTTTGAGGTTTAAATTTAGCTACAGTATATTTTGAAACCAGTCCCTGTAATCGCATAATACGAGCTATCCTTCTTCTAGAAACTCTATGTCCTAGCTTATAGAGCTCGACCTTTATTCTTCTGGTTCCGTAATTTCCTTTGCTATTATCAAAAATATTTTTGATAAGCTTGGCCAGAAGAGAGAAGTTTTTTTTCTTTTTAGCCTTGTAATAATATGTGCTTTTTGAAATTTTTAGGACACGGCACATTGCTGATACAGAGTATTTGTGGGAATTAGCTTTTATCACATTTACTTTTGTCCTAATATCAGCGCCGCCTGCTTTAAAATATCATTTTCCATTTCAAGTTGCTTATTTCTCTTTCTTAAATCTCGGAGTTCTTTTTCTAAAGGGTCGATATTATCTTCTTTTTTGAAAGACCCTGTATTTTCAAACTGTCTAATCCAGGAATTGAGTACTGAGGGAGAAAGATCGTACTCTCTAATAATTTCACATTTTCTTTTACCATTGAGATGAAGTTGAACGATTTGGGTTTTGAATTCATAATTAAAGCTACGTCTTGCTTTAGTTTTCTTAACCATTAAAAATTACCTCCGTTTAGTCATTTAATTTATTCTATATGACCTTAAGAAAACTATCCAACTTATTGTAACCTATCCACTTCTTAGATTTGGCCTCAGACCCTCTTATTGTTACGATACCTTCTTTTAAATCGACATCCTCTACTTTGATACTAACTGTCTCAGAAACCCTAGGTCCACAGTCTAACATCAGAACCATTATGACAAAAGTTCGAAATCCCCTATAGGTTGTCTTGTCAGAAGTCTTCAACATTTTTCTTACTTCCTTATCCGAAAGGATTCGAACCTTATTGTCCGATACCTTTAATAGTTTTAACCTCTTTGAAATATTTTGTTCCATTCTTCCTTCTTCATGTAACCAGTTCAGATATACTTTCATAGACCTGAGACGAAGATTTACAGTTGTATTTTTCAACTTCCTCTCATTTACCATGTAGTAGAGATATGACCTAAATAAGTCGATATCAACGACACGCAGGATTTGGTCAGTACTATGGAGTTCTTTTACATAGTTTTCGAAGTACCTCATAAAATGTCTGTAGTCTTCTAGTGTCGAATTAGCAAGACCTTGTAGTTCCTTTACTGACATAAATGAGTGGAAAGTATCAAGGAAATCTTTAATAGTCATGTCACTAGAAAACTGGTCAGACTTAACCGCAGGACTCGTCCCAAAGTTAGATGGTAGTTTTATCCCTCTATTTCTCATATGTTTCACCTCCTAAGAATAGAAAGTATCCCCGCAGGATTACTTCTTAACCTAATGATAACGCACCCTAGGGAGGTTGCCAAGGCAAAAAATGAAAAAAGGAAATAACTGGTTATAAAATTCAGTTACTTCCAAATGTACTTAGTATAATAACTACTTAATTTTCCATATAATACTTACTGTGTCGTTAGCTTCAATATCATCTGGTTCTATGTCTAACATCTCGGAAGATTCACAAACTGATTCCATTAGAGAAAAGTCCTCCCTTATAAATCTTAACTCACTCCAGTTATAATCAATCTTTATAATCTCTCCTAATTGAAGACTAGTAGCATCAACGATTACCTTTGCCTTTTCAGTCGCATCAGCTACAGCGTTTTTCAGAAGTTCTTCTTTAAGAGGTTTTTTATCCTTCAATTCGTATTTTATAGAAAATTCTGGTTTCGATTTACACTCCGATAATGAGGCCAAAATATTTCCTAGTTTTTTACTATCAGATTTAAAACCAACATATAATTCTTGTGAACACACATAGCCCTTGAAAACACGTTCATGACTCCCATTGGTATATTCAACTCTTTCATAAGACGTATTAATATCAAAATTAGTGGTCTTTATATCTTTTTTATCGAAACCGTGTTCCTGAACGGATTTTCTTAGTTCTTCTAAATGTTTGGCCGCTAAATTTAAAGTTTTCTCATAGTTGAGATTCTTAGATTTTAAACTCATATATATCTTTATCCAATCAGGAGGAGCTGATGCACTTCCTACTCCTTTAACTGTAATTACTCTTTCACTCATTTAAACACACTCCTTATATTTTAATAAAATATTATAAAACTATTTCAGATATGTTATTAAATGGAAAGTTTAAAATCCTTTATTCTGATCTAGCATTTCGGACTATAATTTGAGAATAAAAAAAGGAAATAACTGTTAAATCAGTTACTTCCTTGTATGTTTTTTATAAAATAATGACTTGAAATAGCAAAGTTTTAGCGCAGCATTTTGAGTCCCCTGCGTCTACCATTCCGCCACTCAGGCATTTGTTAACTCAATAATATAGACTGTTTGAAAGGATTTGTCAACGATTTTTTTATTATAATTTTCGAGAAGAACGCAGGATTACCTATTTTCTTCAAAATATTGGTTTTTTATATAATAGATGATATAGACGATAAAAAAGGTTGAGATTTTATCACAACCTTTTTTAAAAAATGAAGATTAAAATGACCTCAGGAGATATTATTTTAATGTAAGATATTTAGATAGAATTATTCCCTTTCTAATTTCCATTTTATACCTAGAATCTATGCCAGAAATTTCAGCAATATTTTCAAGTTTCAGATTATTTTCTAGAATCTCATCTCCATATTTAACACCAAAGAGATGGGCATTTATTCCTTTAAGGCCATCAGGTGCATCTGCATCCATTTTTTTCAATATTTTTCCTAACCTATTTTCCGTCATAATAAACAACCCCTTTCTGAGATAATCTTAAAATTGCTAGATAAAAAATCCTCATATTAGTCTATTCATATATTAATAGTATATAATATGTTTTTGATTTTTCCAATTTTAATATCATATTAATATTATTAAGCTTTAGATATTGGGTAACAGGACAAGATCTGATATTAACTATTTTTTCATAAAAAATTATATAAATTAAAATATCTAAAGCTCAGGGAGGACTTTATATAAAAAAAAGGTAAATGAAATTAAAAGGGGGGATTAAAAAATGAAAATGGAAATGAAAATTGAGGTGGTAATTTTATTATTTTTAATTTTTACAGGATGTTCAAAAATTAATACTTATAAAAAAACAGAAGAAAATATAGTGAGAAATAGTAATAAGAATGCAAAAAAATCAAATTTAAATGAAGAATTTGAATATTTTAATAGAGGCTTAATAAAGCACTTTTCTGGGGATATTGTTGGAGCTACAAGAGATTATGACCAAACAATAAAATTAGATCCAAAATTTAAATATGCATATGATACTAGAGGGATATCTAAAGGCAGCCTAGAAGATTTTGAATCTGCAATAAAGGATTTTGATAAGGCAGTAGAATTGGATCCTAAATTCACATATGCGTATAATAACAGGGGCTTTACGAAAACTAAATTAAGAGATTTTGAATCTGCCATTGAGGATTTTGATAAGGCAATAGAATTGAGCCCAAATTTTAAACTGGCATATTTTAATAGGGGTAATACAAAATATTTTACTGAAAATTATAGGGGTGCAATAGATGATTACAGTAAAGTGGTAAAACTAGATCCAAAATATAAACTAGCATATAATAATAGAGGACTTGCAAAAGGGGACTTAGGAGATTACAAGGGAGCTATAGAGGACTTTGATAAAGCAATAGAATTGGATTCAAATTTAAAACTTGCATATAATAACAGAGGCTTTGCAAAATCTAAATTAAGAGATTTTGAAGGTTCCATAGAGGATTATAATAAAACCATAGAATTAGATCCAAATTTTAAACTAGCATATATTAATAGAGGAGTTACAAAAGTTGAAATAGAAGATTATCATGGTGCAATAGAAGATTATAGCAAGGCAATAGAATTGGATTCAGATTTTAGAGTTGCATACTACAGAAGAGGCTTGGCAAAAAATAAATTAAGAGATTATCGTGGTGCAATAAAAGACTATGATAAAACACTAAAATTAAATCCAAATTTTAAATTGGCATATTATAACAGGGGGTTAGCAAAAACTAAGCTAGGAGATTTTGAAGGAGCAGTAAAGGATTTTCATAAGACCATAGAACTGGACCCAAATGATAAAGAGGCAAAGGAAATGTATAAAAAATTTCAATTTATCATAGAAAAGAAATAAAAAACAAAAGAAGCCTTAAATTAGGGCTTCTTTTGTTTTGAAAATTATTTACTTTTTGTTAGATGCCTTTTTTGGCATCTATTCTACATTATTTATCGATTTAGTAAAAATTAGTGAGATCCTTGTTATTTGAAATATTTTGTTTGAAAAAAATTTGATTAATGTATAAAAAATATGATATTCTAATACTACAAAAAGATTAAAAAACACATGTATTTTAATTTGCTAATATTTAGGATGGGAGTTGTTTATGAAAAAAAGAGAATTTTATATTGTGAGCGGTCTTGTAATGTTTCTCTGTATGGGAACAATCTATTCCTGGAGTGTTTTCCAAAAGCCATTGGTAGAGGCTTTGAGAGTTGCTCATGGTAGTAAGGTATCACCAACTATGGCGAGCATGCCATATACAGTATTTTTATTCTGTTATGCCTTTTCCATGCCTGTAGCTGGACGGTTTATAAAAAAAGTAAATCCAAAAGTACTTGCTATAGGTGGATCACTGGCGATATCCATTGGATGGATATTAGCAGGATTTGCTGACAACATACACTTTATAATAGCCACCTATGGTGTTATTGGAGGTATAGGGGTAGGGATAGTGTACGGCATACCGATGGCTGTAGTTACAGAGTGGTTTCCTGACAAAAAAGGTTTCGCTGTGGGACTTACACTTCTTGGGTTTGGATTGTCTCCTTTTATTACAGCACCACTTGCCAACAAGTTGATACAGACTTTTGGAGTTTTTCCAAGTTTTAAGATACTAGGTGTGGCATTTGCAGTTATACTCAGCCTATTATCTATGACTCTTAAATTTCCAGATAAAACAGAGGATAATAAAAAAATAAGTGATAACATTATGCTAGAGCTTACCCCAAGAGAGATGATGAAAACTACAACATTTTATGCCATGTGGCTTTGCTTTGTAATCGGTACGTTTTCTGGACTTATGATTATTGGTTTATCTAGTACATATGCACAGGAGATTATAAACTTGAACCCTGCTAAAGCAGCAATGTTTACATCTTTCTTTGCAATTTTCAACGGGATAGGCAGACCTATCTTTGGAGCTCTTACAGATAGACTTGGAACTAAAAAAACTATCACCTTATCATACTTAATGATAATAACTGCAGGAGTGCTTTCCCTATTATTTAAGGGAAACATATTTATCTTTGGACTGTCATTTGCTATTATGTGGCTAAATCTAGGTGGTTGGTTGGCAATTGTTCCTGCATCTACAGTTAATTTATTCGGGAAAAGTCACTATAGTGCAAATTATGGAATTCTTTTTACCGCTTATGGTATAGGGGCCTTATCTCAAGGCTTTATAGGAGGATATATCGATGAGGCTTTTGGTTCTTATTTCTATATTTTCTATCCTGTAATTGTAGCATGTATAATTGGACTGATAGTCTCTAGAAAATTCATTGAAGCAAAGTAATCTAAAGGCTTTGAATTTATTTTAAACAAAATAAATATTATTAAGCTTAACCAGAATAAAAAATGGTGACTTCTATAGAATAATCTACTGAAGTCACCATTTTCATTTTTTGTATATTGACAATTTAAATTTCATAATCAAGAGGGATAATACCGTCTTTTTTCCATTTTTCTAATGGATACTGGATCTCTTTAATTTTTCCGTTTCTGATATCCAAAATCCAACCATGAATCTTAGGGTATTTTCCAGAGGCGATTTTATTTTTTATAAATGGTATCTTAAAAACATGCATCAATTGTTCTAAAACATTCAATTCAGTGATTCTGTCTAATCTGTCATTAAGATCTTCTATTTTTTCAAGCTCATCCCTATATTGTATTATTAGTTTTTTTATGGGCATCAACCAATTTCCAGTAAGGTCAGTGCACCCCTCATTTTTATAGGCTGATTTTATTCCACCACATTCATAGTGTCCTGAAATTATTATATGTTCAACTTCAAGGCTTTCCACCGCATATTCTATAACTGAGAGAAGATTCATATCATTTGGAAAAACCTGATTGGCAATATTTCTATGTATAAAAAAATTTCCAGGTTCAGATTTTGTAAATGTATCTATTGGCATTCTGCTGTCTGAACATCCTATGTATAAAAAAGGCGGATTTTGTCCACTGGACAATTTTTCAAAGTAGTTTTTATCAGAGTTTAATTTTTCTTCTGCCCAATCACTATTTTTTTTAACTAGATCTTTATATTTCATATTTTTTCCTTTTTTTAGATATATTAGTTTCCAATTTTAATATTGCAATTTATAATGATAGGTTTCTGTAGCTATGGAAATAAAATTGTAGCTATTTCAACTATTATATATCTTATTCGCAATTCTTTCAACTTAATTCTTGTAAGGTAAAAGAAATTATTATATTATAAAAAAAACAGGAGGGGAAATTTTATGGATAAAATTATGGTTGTTTCATGTGAGAAAGTAAAAAAAGTATATAAGGTAACTCTGGAAGACTCACCCCTATACCCAGACGGGAAGGGAGGTCAGCTAGGAGACAGAGGGACTATAGGCAACAATAATATCCTGTCCGTAGAAAAAAACTGTGTATTTTTGGATGGGGAAGTTCAGTTAGGAGAAAATGATCTTTATATAGATTTTGACAGAAGGAAGGATATAGAGGTACAACATACTGCCCAGCATCTATTCTCAGCTTTGGCTTACAATAAGTATTCTCTAAATACGGTGGGATTCAGAATGGCCGAAGAGTATTCCACAGTGGACTTAGACTCGAAAGACCTTACAGAAGAAGTTATCAAAGAGATAGAAAAAATGGTGAACGATGCCATCAAAATTTCCATTCCGGTAGAAACCTCAATAGTTAAAAAAGAAGAGGCAATGACCATAGAAGGACTTAGAAAAACAGTAAGTGAAAAGGTTACAGGTGATGTTAGAATTGTAACAATAGGGGAACTTGATACAAATGCCTGTGGAGGTTTTCATGTAAGTAATAGCTGCCAGTTGCAAATTTTTAAAATCTTATCGTGGGAAAAGATAAAAGGAAATTATACAAGATTTTATTATGTGGCAGGGGAGAGAGCCCTAGAAGATTATTATGATAAAAATAAGCTGGTAGGGGAACTATGCCGAACTCTTAGCTGCAGGGAAAATGAGATAAATATTATGTTAGACAAGGTGATTTCAGATAAAAAATCTGCAGAACTAGAACTTCGTTCCATAACACAAAAATACGCAGAAATTCTGGCCAAAGACCTTATGAATAACTCAGAAAATATAAATGGAATGAAACTTGTATTCTATCCTGAAAACAGCATGATCTCAAACTTTCTTCCAAAATATATTGACCTTTCAGAGTATATATTGATTTTTGGAGAATCAGGTCAGTTTACAGTCACTTCGAAAAAGATAAATTGCAAAGATTATTTTGACTTTTTAAAAACCACAGAAGAGGTAAGAGGCGGTGGAAATGAATCAAGGGTCAATTTCAAAGGTGACCTATCAGAAGATCTTGTTTTTCAGCAGTTGAAAGTATATTTATCTAAGTTGTAACTTTATCGATTTTGTGGTATGATATACCCCGATTGATTAATATTTGGAGGTAATTATGGAGAGTACAACAAATCTCTTAAATTTAAATTTAAAAGAGTTAGAGGATTTTATTGTTTCCATCGGAATGAAGAAGTTTAATGCGAAACAGATATTCGACTGGCTTCATGGAAAAATAAGCAGAAATATAGATGATATGACAAATATCTCTAAGAAAAACAGAGAGCTTCTTCAGTCTAAAAGCTACATTCCTTTTTTAAACATTGTAAAACATAAAATTTCTAAGATAGACTATACAGAAAAGTTTGTTTTCAAATTAGAAGACGGAAACACAATAGAAACAGTTCTTTTAAAGCATAAAGAGAGAAATACTCTTTGTATTTCATCACAAGTGGGATGTCCAGTAAAGTGTAGTTTTTGTGCTACTGGATTAGACGGCTTCGTGAGAAATCTAAATGTACATGAAATATTAAACCAAGTATATACTGTACAGAGAAGGTTTTTTAAGAGTGAGGGTAAAAATATAACAAACGTGGTTTTTATGGGCATGGGAGAACCTATGTTAAACATTGAAAATGTCATAAAAGCAGTGGATATTCTTTCAGATGAAAATGGTATGAATATTTCTAAGAGGAGAATAACTATCTCTACTTCAGGTATTATCCCTGGTATCGAAAAGCTTCTACAAGAAAAAATACCAGTAGAACTTGCAATATCTCTTCATGCAATAACAAATGATAAAAGAGATGCCCTGATACCTATAAACAGAAAATATCCTTTAGAAGATCTTTATACAATTCTAAATGAATATCAAAAGATGACAAAGAGAAGAATAACTTTTGAATACGTCCTTATAGATAAGTTAAATGTAACTCAAAGTGATGCAGATAGACTTGCTGAATTTATGCATAGTTTTGACCATGTGTTGAATCTCATTCCTTACAATCCTGTTCCTGGAAACGATTATGAGAGACCGTCTCCAGAAAAAATAAAGAAATTTTATAATTATCTTTTAAACGACAGAAAGGTTAATGTAACTTTAAGACATGAAAAAGGTTCTGATATCGATGGTGCTTGCGGACAGTTGAGACAGAGCGTCAAAAAATAAACTTATTCCCCCTAATTTTAAAGGGGGATTTTTTATGCCTAATAAGTTTTAAAAAAATAAAATTTTTATAAAGAGGTATGCTGTCCTTTATTGTTTACTTATTCTGTTTATGCTAAAATGTAGATATAAAATTATAAAGAGGATGATTATGGAAAAAAATATGAAAAAAATATTTAAAGTCTCTATATTGTTGGCTTTTTTATCGATTACTCTCGTGGGAGTGATATCTTTTTCTCTTATATATAGAGCCTACAAAAGTCTACCAGACGTAGGGAAGCTTGTGGAATCCTACACACCTTCCGTACCTACAACTATATATGACAGTAATGGCGAGATAATAGATTTGATATACCGAGAGAGACGTGACACTGCATATATCTCAGAAATACCTGAAAATGTAAGGAATGCTTTTGTAGCAATTGAGGACAGAAGATTTTACACACATCATGGCCTAGATCCACTTAGATTAGGAAGAGCCATAGCTGTAAACATCTCTCAGAGAAGAGCTGCCCAGGGAGCTAGTACAATCACTCAGCAGTTGGCAAAAAATGCCTTTTTGACTCATGAAAAAAAGCTTGCGAGAAAAGTAAAAGAAGCTCTTATAACTCTAGAAATAGAAAGAAGATATACAAAAGATGAAATTTTGGAGAAGTACCTAAATGAGATATATTTTGGTGCAGGCTCATATGGTATAAAAACTGCAGCCAGATCTTTTTTTGAAAAAGATGTAGAGGATCTTAATTTAGCAGAGGGAGCCATGCTAGCAGGAATGCCAAATAGGCCGTCTCTGTACAATCCTAGAAAGAATTTAGAACAGTCTCTCAGAAGAACTAAGTTGATTTTAAATCAAATGAAAAAATTTAATTATATCTCAGAAGCTGAGTATAACAGGGCTTTAAAACAAAAGTTCGTGCTTGAAAAAGAGCTTCCAGAAAATTTTATTGCAGACGAATACACATCTGTGATCAAAGATAAAAACAGCAAAAAATCTCTTAATTCTCCTGATTTTACTGATATAGTTGAAAGAAGAATATTTGAAATGTTCGATGAGAATACTATTTATGAAGGGGGACTAAAAGTCTATACCTCCCTTGACCTTCAGATGCAAAAAGCGGCTCTTGAAACTTTTAACAATTATCAATTGTTGAAAGAAAATCCCGAGTTGCA
Encoded proteins:
- a CDS encoding alanyl-tRNA editing protein, whose translation is MDKIMVVSCEKVKKVYKVTLEDSPLYPDGKGGQLGDRGTIGNNNILSVEKNCVFLDGEVQLGENDLYIDFDRRKDIEVQHTAQHLFSALAYNKYSLNTVGFRMAEEYSTVDLDSKDLTEEVIKEIEKMVNDAIKISIPVETSIVKKEEAMTIEGLRKTVSEKVTGDVRIVTIGELDTNACGGFHVSNSCQLQIFKILSWEKIKGNYTRFYYVAGERALEDYYDKNKLVGELCRTLSCRENEINIMLDKVISDKKSAELELRSITQKYAEILAKDLMNNSENINGMKLVFYPENSMISNFLPKYIDLSEYILIFGESGQFTVTSKKINCKDYFDFLKTTEEVRGGGNESRVNFKGDLSEDLVFQQLKVYLSKL
- the rlmN gene encoding 23S rRNA (adenine(2503)-C(2))-methyltransferase RlmN, whose amino-acid sequence is MESTTNLLNLNLKELEDFIVSIGMKKFNAKQIFDWLHGKISRNIDDMTNISKKNRELLQSKSYIPFLNIVKHKISKIDYTEKFVFKLEDGNTIETVLLKHKERNTLCISSQVGCPVKCSFCATGLDGFVRNLNVHEILNQVYTVQRRFFKSEGKNITNVVFMGMGEPMLNIENVIKAVDILSDENGMNISKRRITISTSGIIPGIEKLLQEKIPVELAISLHAITNDKRDALIPINRKYPLEDLYTILNEYQKMTKRRITFEYVLIDKLNVTQSDADRLAEFMHSFDHVLNLIPYNPVPGNDYERPSPEKIKKFYNYLLNDRKVNVTLRHEKGSDIDGACGQLRQSVKK